The Natrinema saccharevitans genome includes the window CGACCGCGACAAGACGCTGGCAGCGCCCGCGACGCGACGGATCGCTCAGGAGGAAGGCGTCGACATCGACGCCGTCCCCACCGACGAGGAGCACGACGGCGCGGCCTTTGTCACGCCCGAGACGGTCCGCGAGTACGCCGAGGCCCAGCGGCAGGCACAAGAAGCCGACCGCGAAGCGCTCGAGGCGGGCGAATCGGTCGGGACGACGGGCACCGACTTCGCCGAGGGCGAGCGCGAACGCCGCGAGCCGTTCACGGGCGTGCGCAAGACGATCGCCGACGCGATGGTCGAGTCCAAGTACAGCGCGCCCCACGTCACCCACCACGACGAGGTCGACGTGACCGAACTCGTCGCGGCCCGCGAGGACCTCAAACCGCGCGCCGAGGAGCGCGGGATCCGGCTGACCTACATGCCGTTCATCGTGAAGGCCGTGGTCGCGGCGCTGCACGAACACCCCGAGATGAACGCGGTCATCGACGAGGCCAGCGAGGAAATCGTCTACCGCGACTACTACAACATCGGGATCGCGACCGCGACCGACGTGGGACTGATGGTCCCCGTCCTCGAGGACGCCGACCGGAAGGGGCTCCTGCAACTCTCCTCGGAGATGAACGAGGTCGTCCAGAAGGCCCGCGACCGGACGATCAGTCCCGACGAACTCCGGGGCTCGACGTTTACGATTACCAATATCGGCGGTATCGGCGGCGAGTACGCCACGCCGGTCATCAACTACCCCGAGGCGGGCATCCTCGCGATCGGGGAGATCAAGCGCAAGCCCCGCGTCGTCACCGACGAGGACGGGGCGGAGTCGATCGAACCGCGTTCCGTGATGACCCTCTCGCTGTCGTTCGATCACCGACTGATCGACGGTGCGGTCGGCGCGCAGTTTACCAACACCGTCATGGAGTATCTCGAGAACCCGCACCTACTATTGCTCGAGTGACCGAAGACGGAGCTACCGAACATGACATTCAGTACACGCACGACGGAGGCGGATCGCTGATGGTCGTCGGAGACGTCACGACCGGCACGGACGTACTCGTAATCGGCGCGGGCCCCGCGGGCTACGTGGCCGCGATCCGCGCGGGACAGCTCGACCTCGACGTCACGCTCGTCGAGAAGGACGCCTACGGCGGGACCTGCCTGAACTACGGCTGTATCCCGTCGAAGACCCTGATCACTGCGACCGACGTGGCTCACGACGCCGCGACCGCCGAGGAGATGGGAATCCACGCCGAGCCGGAGATCGACCTCGGCGAGATGATGGCGTGGAAAGACGGCGTCGTCGACCAGCTCACGGGCGGCGTCGAAAAGCTCTGCAAGGCCAATGGGGTGACCCTGCTCGAGGGCACCGCTCGCTTCGCCGGCGAGAACACCGCCCGCGTCTCCCACAGCGGCGAGGGCCAGGGCTCGGAGAGTCTGGAGTTCGAACACGCCATCGTCGCGACCGGCTCCCGCCCCATCGAGATCCCCAACTTCGACTTCGGCGACGAGCCCGTGCTGGACTCGAGACAGGCGCTGGCGCTCGAGTCGGTACCGGACTCGCTCGTCGTCGTCGGCGCGGGCTATATCGGGATGGAGCTGGCGGGCGTCTTTGCCAAACTGGGGACCGATGTGACCGTGATCGAGATGCTCGACTCGATACTGCCGGGGTACGACGACGATCTCAAACGCCCCGTCAAAGGACGAGCCAACGACCTCGGGATCGACTTCGAGTTCGGGTACACGGTGTCGGACTGGGCCGAGCGAGACGATGAGGAGGGAATCCGCGTCGTCGCCGAACCCGCTTACCACGCCGCTGCCGACGGTGGGAGCGCCGACGCCGTCGAAGCGGAGCGTCTCGAACTCGAGACCGAGAAGGTCCTCGTCGCCGTCGGCCGCCGGCCCGTCTCGGACACGCTCGACCTCGAGGAAGCCGGCGTCGAGACCGACGACGACGGGTTCGTCGAAACCGATTCCCGCGCGCGCACGAATATCGACCATATCTTCGCCGTTGGCGACGTCGCCGGCGAACCGATGCTCGCCCACAAGGGCAGCGCGGAGGGCAAGGTCGCCGCCGAAGTTATCGCCGGCGAACCCGCCGCGATCGACTATCAGGCCATGCCCGCCGCCGTCTTCACCGATCCCGAGATCGGGACCGTCGGAATGACCGAGTCCGAGGCCGCCGAGGCCGGCTTCGAGCCCGTCACCGGCCAGTTCCCGTTCCGGGCCAGCGGCCGCGCGCTGACGACCGGCGAGAGCGATGGGTTCGTCAAAATCGTCGCCGACGAGGACGCCGGCTACCTGCTCGGGGCTTCGATCGTCGGCCCCGAAGCCTCGGAACTGATCGCCGAACTCGGCCTCGCGATCGAACTCGGCGCGACCCTCGAGGACGTCGCCGCGACGGTCCATACCCACCCCACCCTCTCGGAGTCCGTGATGGAGGCCGCCGAGAACGCGCTCGGGCACGCGATTCACACGCTGAATCGGTGACGCCGGCCATCGAACGGACGACCTGACCGAGGTAGCCGCTCAACGCTACGCCGGCGCGCGCTGAACCGGAGGTTGCTACCGGCGAATCACGGACCAGTCCCGAGTAAGTCGGTCAGGAACGGCGTGGCATCTCCGTGCCGCTGCGATAGCGAAACGCGCCTCGAGCGCGGTACCGAGACGAGAACTCCACAACCATCCGTTACGTCCGCAACCGTTGCACGGCGACCGCTCACTGTGCGTACATCGAGTACGCGATCACGAGAAAGCCGATCAACACGAGCAGGCTCTCGAGCAAGATTCCCGTCACGAGCGCGACACCGAGCACCTCGTACAGCATGCCGGCCAGAACGAACCCGAGCGTCACGATCCCGAACCCGGCTGCGAGATAGCCAAGCGCCGGCTGGCGCGTCCGTCGATAGGCCTTGAAGGCGAAGTACGTGATGACGCTTCCGACCACGAGGACGAGCGTCTTCACGACCGCCAGCGCGAGCATCGTTTCCGTCGGACCGGCAGGAAACGGGTTCATGTTTCCTTTCGCACCTCCGACCACAGCTCCGCGAGTCGCTCGTCGGCTGTCCGGGTCGGCCGCTCGATCTCGATCGTCAGCTGCCGCTTCTCGTCCAGCCCCAGCGTGATCTCGTCGAACGCGACCGAGTACTTGCTTGCGTGGTGGCCGTCCTGTCGAATCTCGGTCGACTCCTCGAGCAGTGTCGCCTCGGTCAGTAACTCGAGTTTCCGGTACAGCGTCGACTGCGGGATCTCACACCGCTTCGTGAGTTCCGACGCAGTCATGGGTTCCTCGAGGTTGCGGATTATCTCGCGGCAGTCGGGATCGTCCAGCGCAGAGCAGATCTCCTCCGCGGACGGCGTCGACTCCGAAGCGAACGGGTCCCGGACCATTCGTCCCTACCTTACGACGCACGTGGTTTATCGGCATCGATGCGGCTCGCACTCGCCCGAGCCGACCGCCCGTACTGATTGACACGAACGGCCGTCAGCGGTCGGTGACACGAAGCCTTCTTGCGCGTCCACGCCCGACGACGACGCACGCGGGTATCATCCGGCCCGACTCCCTACGAGGGTGGGATGACCGGCCGACCTCCGCCCGCGTGACATTCTCGCGACCGATTATCGCGCTGCTCGAGCCAGGGGTGTTTTAGTAGTAACACGACGGCCGTTCTCGTGGAAAATCGTGCTATGGTATCGGGATTCGATGCGAGGATCGTTCGACGGCCTTATGTACCTCCCGGGCACTCGATTGTAATGCGAACAACGCGGCGCTCGCCGTCGCGTCCTTCGGCCGTCACCCGGCACGGAGGAACTGCACATCTGCTCTCGAATTTCGTCGGTTCGTTCCGACGGCCTTATTGACACTCGAGGGCTCCACCGAGGACGTGGTCACGTCCGGGAACCGGCCGTGACAGTCCGGGGCCCTTATACGTGTCCGGGCGTTCAGTCGTGATCGTACACCCCTCGCCGGCCGTGTTTTCCGGTGCGGGTGCGATCCGACGCCCTTATATGCTCGAGGGCATTCGGATGTGAATGCAAAAGACGACGTGATCGACGGGCCGTTCAACTCGGTCCGTCATCTCGGATAGTTCGAACCCGAAGGGGTTATGTACCCCAGACGGTGTACGAATACGTCCGAAGGAAATGAGGATTCCACCCCTGCGGTCCGCCGTACAGATGGGATCTGATGTTAGCCTTGGTAGTTCGGTGACGCCCGATCGGTCACACGACCGGCGTCAGCGAACGTGGACCCATGTGTGAGTGTGTACCAACATTCACCGCCAACAGACCCTCCCCAACTGGGGAGATCAAATAGCATTCCGGTTGATCCTGCCGGAGGTCATTGCTATTGGAGTCCGATTTAGCCATGCTAGTTGCACGAGTTCAGACTCGTAGCAGATAGCTCAGTAACACGTGGCCAAACTACCCTATGGATCCGAATAACCTCGGGAAACTGAGGCTAATTCGGGATACGATTCACGACCTGGAGTGGTGTGAATCCGAAACGCTCCGGCGCCATAGGATGTGGCTGCGGCCGATTAGGTAGACGGTGGGGTAACGGCCCACCGTGCCCATAATCGGTACGGGTTGTGAGAGCAAGAGCCCGGAGACGGTATCTGAGACAAGATACCGGGCCCTACGGGGCGCAGCAGGCGCGAAACCTTTACACTGCACGCGAGTGCGATAGGGGGACTCCAAGTGCGAGGGCATATAGTCCTCGCTTTTTGCGACCGTAAGGAGGTCGCGGAATAAGTGCTGGGCAAGACCGGTGCCAGCCGCCGCGGTAATACCGGCAGCACGAGTGATGACCGCTATTATTGGGCCTAAAGCGTCCGTAGCTGGCCGTGCAAGTCCATCGGGAAATCCGCGCGCTCAACGCGCGGGCGTCCGGTGGAAACTGCACGGCTTGGGACCGGAAGACCAGAGGGGTACGTCCGGGGTAGGAGTGAAATCCCGTAATCCTGGACGGACCACCGGTGGCGAAAGCGCCTCTGGAAGACGGATCCGACGGTGAGGGACGAAAGCTCGGGTCACGAACCGGATTAGATACCCGGGTAGTCCGAGCTGTAAACGATGTCTGCTAGGTGTGGCACAGGCTACGAGCCTGTGCTGTGCCGCAGGGAAGCCGCGAAGCAGACCGCCTGGGAAGTACGTCCGCAAGGATGAAACTTAAAGGAATTGGCGGGGGAGCACTACAACCGGAGGAGCCTGCGGTTTAATTGGACTCAACGCCGGACATCTCACCAGCATCGACAATGTGCAGTGAAGGTCAGGTTGATGACCTTACCGGAGCCATTGAGAGGAGGTGCATGGCCGCCGTCAGCTCGTACCGTGAGGCGTCCTGTTAAGTCAGGCAACGAGCGAGACCCGCACTCCTAATTGCCAGCAACACCTAGCGGTGGTTGGGTACATTAGGAGGACTGCCAGTGCCAAACTGGAGGAAGGAACGGGCAACGGTAGGTCAGTATGCCCCGAATGTGCTGGGCGACACGCGGGCTACAATGGCCGAGACAGTGGGATGCAACCCCGAGAGGGGGCGCTAATCTCCGAAACTCGGTCGTAGTTCGGATTGAGGGCTGAAACTCGCCCTCATGAAGCTGGATTCGGTAGTAATCGCGCCTCAGAAGGGCGCGGTGAATACGTCCCTGCTCCTTGCACACACCGCCCGTCAAAGCACCCGAGTGGGGTCCGGATGAGGCCGACGCAACGCCGGTCGAATCTGGGCTCCGCAAGGGGGCTTAAGTCGTAACAAGGTAGCCGTAGGGGAATCTGCGGCTGGATCACCTCCACAGACCGGGACCGGGGCGTCGCCCCGGCCCAAAAGTCGTGGCGCGTAGCGCCACGCAGTCCACGTTCGATCGACCCACGTCGTGGCCGATCGGGCACCTTTGAACTACCAAGGCTAACACCTACTCCCGCTGTCCGCCTTTGTGGCGGACGTGGGCCCATAGCTCAGTGGTAGAGTGCCTCCTTTGCAAGGAGGATGCCCAGGGTTCGAATCCCTGTGGGTCCATGGCTCGGGTTGGACCGAATCGTGCCCCTTAAGTGGGGCAGACGATTTCGGTCTAATCCGAACGAACCGATGCACCACCCCGCGCAAGCGTGGGTGGGAAGGGTCAATGCAGGCCGGCCGTCTACCGGCGTGCAGATGAGACCGTGTGTACGTGTAGTCCAGGCGTCCACTGGACCCGTTCCCCGGGTCACGATGTTGCGACTCTGTCGCAAACGCCGATCCGATGAACGTGGCTACTGTGCCAGCTGGTGGGATCGCTCGGCTTGAGAGCTGACGAAGGACGTGCCAAGCTGCGATAAGCCTATGGGAGCCGCACGGAGGCGAAGAACATAGGATCTCCGAATGGGAATCCCCCACCGCAATTGCTTCGCGCAATGGGGAACGTCGGGAATTGAAACATCTTAGTACCGACAGGAAAAGAAAGCAAACGCGATGTCGTTAGTATTGG containing:
- a CDS encoding winged helix-turn-helix domain-containing protein; translation: MVRDPFASESTPSAEEICSALDDPDCREIIRNLEEPMTASELTKRCEIPQSTLYRKLELLTEATLLEESTEIRQDGHHASKYSVAFDEITLGLDEKRQLTIEIERPTRTADERLAELWSEVRKET
- the lpdA gene encoding dihydrolipoyl dehydrogenase, encoding MVVGDVTTGTDVLVIGAGPAGYVAAIRAGQLDLDVTLVEKDAYGGTCLNYGCIPSKTLITATDVAHDAATAEEMGIHAEPEIDLGEMMAWKDGVVDQLTGGVEKLCKANGVTLLEGTARFAGENTARVSHSGEGQGSESLEFEHAIVATGSRPIEIPNFDFGDEPVLDSRQALALESVPDSLVVVGAGYIGMELAGVFAKLGTDVTVIEMLDSILPGYDDDLKRPVKGRANDLGIDFEFGYTVSDWAERDDEEGIRVVAEPAYHAAADGGSADAVEAERLELETEKVLVAVGRRPVSDTLDLEEAGVETDDDGFVETDSRARTNIDHIFAVGDVAGEPMLAHKGSAEGKVAAEVIAGEPAAIDYQAMPAAVFTDPEIGTVGMTESEAAEAGFEPVTGQFPFRASGRALTTGESDGFVKIVADEDAGYLLGASIVGPEASELIAELGLAIELGATLEDVAATVHTHPTLSESVMEAAENALGHAIHTLNR
- a CDS encoding DUF7521 family protein, with the protein product MNPFPAGPTETMLALAVVKTLVLVVGSVITYFAFKAYRRTRQPALGYLAAGFGIVTLGFVLAGMLYEVLGVALVTGILLESLLVLIGFLVIAYSMYAQ
- a CDS encoding 2-oxo acid dehydrogenase subunit E2, whose product is MVREFELPDVGEGVAEGELVSWLVEPGDEVTEDQPVAEVETDKALVEVPAPVDGTVRELHVEAGEVVPVGTVIISFDVAGEESEGATEQTESEQELTGEPAGVDEPSEQQGEAAGDPGATGADTEAVAPPDDRVFAPPRVRRMAREQGIALSSVRGSGPGGRITAADVRAAAGGESGGQTAGSQSRSAGAAADEVASETADSTGRGVGAGAAEETAAGSATTATADSSARRRETPGQVEPADRDKTLAAPATRRIAQEEGVDIDAVPTDEEHDGAAFVTPETVREYAEAQRQAQEADREALEAGESVGTTGTDFAEGERERREPFTGVRKTIADAMVESKYSAPHVTHHDEVDVTELVAAREDLKPRAEERGIRLTYMPFIVKAVVAALHEHPEMNAVIDEASEEIVYRDYYNIGIATATDVGLMVPVLEDADRKGLLQLSSEMNEVVQKARDRTISPDELRGSTFTITNIGGIGGEYATPVINYPEAGILAIGEIKRKPRVVTDEDGAESIEPRSVMTLSLSFDHRLIDGAVGAQFTNTVMEYLENPHLLLLE